One Bdellovibrionota bacterium genomic window carries:
- a CDS encoding cupin domain-containing protein has protein sequence MTEPTVEGLIRLLDLRPHPEGGYFAETYRAKGVIPKKGLPSEYGSDRNYSTAIYYLLPQGSVSKLHRLRTDEIFHFYLGGSMSVAQILPDGTTETVARDRSDAPADSGGDHRVCGAVSQN, from the coding sequence ATGACCGAACCGACCGTCGAGGGATTGATCCGCTTGCTCGACCTTCGACCTCATCCTGAAGGGGGATATTTTGCGGAAACCTATCGCGCGAAGGGCGTGATACCCAAAAAAGGATTGCCCTCCGAATACGGGAGCGATCGAAATTATTCCACGGCGATTTATTACTTGCTCCCCCAGGGAAGCGTTTCGAAGCTCCATCGCCTTCGGACCGACGAGATCTTTCACTTCTACCTTGGTGGATCGATGAGCGTGGCGCAAATCCTTCCGGACGGGACGACGGAAACCGTGGCGCGCGACAGATCCGACGCTCCGGCCGATTCAGGAGGCGATCATCGCGTCTGTGGAGCAGTTTCTCAAAATTGA